Proteins encoded by one window of Sulfurospirillum tamanense:
- a CDS encoding major outer membrane protein, with protein MKLAKLSLAAIVAAGAMTTFASAAPLEETIKGVDLTGLVRYRVDLHDNKQNPNTAKGGDTERHRFSGVFTFTAPVAESVKSVVTLKYDNSDYANNSAASDKNLAVSQAYFQYAVADYSLKVGKMQLATPWTEDAWDGNFGNGVIGFYNGVEGWTFAGAAYFNTNATNFPAVTSQKQNIYAAAAIGSVGPVNMQFWASKMTHVFDSSFFAELSTGYAGFSLKGQVNHMKLADELKGGFVDDKGTFWAVEGGYEYEGANVKAGYVRTDKEMGVYTLSADGQFIMSGQQLYSETANANNMKTYFVSAGYALGDFSFGAGYSKAKQASQTYGDEVYVEAGYAYSKNFSLYTYYSDMDIKDNAANGDDNKQIRFQATYRF; from the coding sequence ATGAAACTTGCTAAACTTAGCCTTGCTGCTATTGTTGCTGCGGGCGCGATGACTACTTTCGCTTCTGCTGCCCCTCTTGAGGAGACCATTAAGGGTGTTGACCTCACAGGTCTTGTCCGCTACCGTGTCGATTTGCATGATAATAAACAAAACCCTAACACTGCCAAAGGTGGTGACACTGAACGTCACCGTTTTTCAGGTGTGTTTACGTTTACGGCCCCAGTAGCTGAAAGTGTTAAGAGTGTTGTAACGCTTAAGTATGACAATAGTGATTATGCCAACAACAGTGCTGCGAGCGATAAAAACCTTGCTGTTTCCCAAGCTTACTTTCAGTATGCTGTAGCTGACTACAGCCTTAAAGTGGGTAAAATGCAGTTGGCCACACCTTGGACTGAAGATGCGTGGGATGGCAATTTTGGTAATGGTGTTATTGGCTTTTACAACGGTGTTGAGGGATGGACGTTCGCAGGTGCTGCGTATTTTAATACCAACGCTACCAATTTTCCGGCAGTAACTTCTCAAAAGCAAAATATTTACGCAGCAGCAGCTATTGGCTCTGTTGGCCCAGTGAATATGCAGTTTTGGGCATCTAAAATGACCCATGTATTCGACTCTTCTTTCTTTGCCGAACTCTCAACGGGTTATGCAGGGTTTAGCTTAAAGGGTCAAGTTAACCATATGAAGCTTGCTGATGAGCTTAAGGGTGGCTTTGTTGATGACAAAGGTACTTTCTGGGCAGTTGAAGGTGGCTATGAATATGAAGGCGCAAATGTTAAAGCGGGCTATGTTCGAACCGACAAAGAGATGGGCGTCTACACACTAAGTGCTGATGGTCAGTTTATTATGTCTGGTCAACAACTTTATAGTGAGACGGCTAATGCAAACAACATGAAAACTTACTTTGTAAGTGCTGGTTATGCGCTTGGTGACTTTTCTTTTGGCGCAGGTTACTCTAAAGCGAAACAAGCTAGCCAAACCTATGGTGATGAGGTTTATGTTGAAGCAGGGTATGCTTACTCTAAAAACTTCAGCCTCTACACTTACTACTCTGACATGGATATTAAAGACAATGCTGCTAACGGCGATGACAACAAACAAATCCGTTTCCAGGCGACTTACAGATTCTAA
- a CDS encoding c-type cytochrome, whose protein sequence is MKRVLLSCALVASMMVAEETYVFTAKGEFAKELKALMEKHAQEGKVEIQEVSPEYTTSGGGVLDAVFSPRSQVGNITAGKALYDRTCFRCHGVEAERSSYNNARVLRTLSKEELMDQMENYRRDPSFGGSTALIMHQASAALTSQEIRSLAEYISSLDAKPEQATSGTPKGKADTRAPVQGSYLK, encoded by the coding sequence ATGAAACGCGTGTTACTTTCTTGTGCTCTTGTGGCTTCGATGATGGTGGCGGAAGAAACCTATGTGTTTACCGCGAAGGGTGAGTTTGCTAAAGAGCTTAAAGCGCTCATGGAAAAACATGCCCAAGAGGGAAAGGTTGAGATACAAGAGGTTTCTCCCGAATACACTACGAGCGGCGGCGGAGTGTTAGATGCTGTTTTTTCACCGCGCTCACAAGTAGGAAATATTACTGCGGGAAAAGCATTGTATGATCGCACCTGCTTTCGCTGCCACGGCGTAGAAGCAGAGCGTAGTAGCTACAACAACGCGCGCGTCCTTCGCACCCTTTCTAAAGAAGAGCTTATGGATCAAATGGAAAACTATCGACGCGACCCATCCTTTGGCGGAAGTACTGCACTCATCATGCATCAAGCTTCTGCGGCACTGACTTCTCAAGAGATTCGCTCTTTAGCTGAGTATATCAGTAGCCTAGATGCCAAACCCGAACAAGCAACTTCAGGCACGCCAAAAGGCAAAGCTGACACCCGCGCCCCTGTACAAGGAAGCTACCTCAAATAA